A genomic segment from Necator americanus strain Aroian chromosome III, whole genome shotgun sequence encodes:
- a CDS encoding hypothetical protein (NECATOR_CHRIII.G12700.T1) yields the protein MMFFMLCLVLAASLVLVTPLPRRIQDPMDRQISLDKLLDRKVSFNRAALDYYIDILHDYKDYVPKEIQEIFDNLSDQTRNDMVAAVNDIEAGTIRIPNDPQKIIDYVAKHTPQLGDNLDHAMDLLMTNVNKLNPETKKAFKKWWDRVFEAVSCPEDKLANCIARVISDFKAAYDKASNTIKSDVRSVWPQAYNLLESDFAEKFADVAKKFADGGLTMDIHILTADAQYPPKEPKVKIYNNRQSRFNNEFGTDFDK from the exons ATGATGTTCTTCATGCTTTGCCTCGTGCTCGCTGCTTCGCTCGTTCTCGTAACTCCTCTGCCGCGTCGCATACAAGATCCTATGGATCGACAAATTTCACTGGATAAACTTCTGGACCGGAAAGTGTCGTTCAATCGAGCTGCTCTCGACTACTACATTGACATCCTACATGACTATAAAG ATTATGTACCAAAGGAGATCCAAGAAATATTCGACAAC CTCTCCGATCAAACTAGGAACGACATGGTTGCTGCAGTGAATGACATTGAGGCTGGTACTATACGAATTCCTAACGATCCCCAGAAGATTATCGATTATGTCGCAAAACA CACACCTCAACTTGGCGACAATCTCGATCATGCTATGGATTTGCTTATGACCAACGTGAACAAACTTAATCCAGAGACCAAAAAAGCATTTAAGAAG TGGTGGGACCGTGTTTTCGAAGCGGTCTCATGCCCTGAGGATAAATTGGCCAATTGTATCGCTCGTGTTATTTCGGATTTCAAAGCAGCCTACGACAAAGCTAGCAATACCATCAAAAGTGACGTTCGATCTGTATGGCCTCAAGCTTACAACCTACTCGAAA GTGATTTTGCCGAGAAATTCGCCGATGTTGCTAAGAAATTCGCTGATGGTGGCCTTACTATGGACATCCATATA CTGACCGCTGATGCTCAATATCCACCAAAAGAGCCCAAGGTGAAGATTTACAATAATCGCCAAAGCCGTTTCAACAATGAATTCGGAACGGATTTTGACAAATAA
- a CDS encoding hypothetical protein (NECATOR_CHRIII.G12699.T2): MKTSFFIAAFQNGNLSTMKAQYQTRDGTLRVIRPLIFVREQALREFASSRGLPVVAENCPACFNQATERHRIKQLLAQQELIFPDLFNSLRSALRPLLLVDSARTDEMRALSIQNIMKFNKGKAK; the protein is encoded by the exons ATGAAAACGAG CTTCTTCATCGCTGCGTTCCAGAATGGCAACTTAAGCACAATGAAGGCGCAGTATCAAACACG CGATGGAACGTTGAGAGTAATCCGACCGCTGATTTTTGTTCGTGAACAAGCATTACGTGAATTCGCATCCTCACGAGGATTACCCGTTGTCGCCGAGAATTGTCCGGCATGCTTTAATCAGGCTACGGAAAGACATCGGATCAAACAG CTACTTGCTCAACAAGAACTCATATTCCCTGATTTGTTCAACTCATTACGATCAGCGCTACGACCTCTCCTATTG GTCGATTCAGCAAGAACAGATGAGATGCGAGCGCTGTCAATACAGAATATAATGAAATTCAACAAAGGGAAAGCTAAGTGA